One window of Saccharopolyspora phatthalungensis genomic DNA carries:
- a CDS encoding FAD-dependent oxidoreductase produces MAEHAIVLGGGLVGMLSAAALVHHVDHVTVIERDTLPSVPEVRKGVPQARHAHMLMSSGARAMDRLVPGLIDHVLAAGGHRISMRTGIVSNTAHGWVPRKADLQYVITCGRPLLDFIVGQRVLATGRVTVRQETDVVGLCGDARRVTDARIRERGSGDVTEVAADFVVDATGRGSNAGNWLVELGLPEVREVAVDSGLSYSTQVFRVPVPMGADFPALNILPVPGERLPSHAGALLPIEDDRWIVTISGLRGAEPPSTNEEFVAFARGLRHPVIGDLIAGAEPLGPVHRTRSTSNRRRYYEEMPQWPAGFVVLGDASAAFNPVYGHGMSVAAMSALALRTALERTGFPSSAGKPSLQKEISASAAVAWALATGQDQRYPNGDGEVHSSGGVAARLLRAYLNRVNKTSASRLSVASAMADVFTLSAPLSRLTEPKVVLAALLGPTEPPLDEPPFTPAERKLLSQVLL; encoded by the coding sequence ATGGCAGAACACGCGATCGTGCTGGGCGGGGGACTGGTCGGCATGCTGTCCGCGGCGGCGCTGGTCCACCATGTCGACCACGTCACCGTCATCGAACGGGACACTCTGCCGTCAGTTCCCGAGGTGCGCAAGGGCGTGCCGCAGGCCCGACACGCCCACATGCTGATGTCCAGCGGTGCCCGCGCGATGGACCGGCTCGTGCCCGGCCTGATCGACCACGTCCTGGCGGCCGGCGGTCACCGGATCAGCATGCGCACCGGCATCGTCTCCAACACCGCGCACGGCTGGGTACCGCGGAAAGCCGACCTCCAGTACGTGATCACCTGCGGCCGGCCGCTGCTGGACTTCATCGTCGGGCAGCGGGTGCTGGCAACCGGCCGAGTCACCGTCCGACAGGAGACCGACGTGGTCGGCCTATGCGGCGACGCGCGTCGGGTCACCGACGCGAGGATCAGGGAGCGTGGCAGCGGCGATGTCACCGAAGTGGCTGCCGACTTCGTCGTGGACGCGACGGGTCGCGGCTCCAACGCCGGCAACTGGCTGGTCGAACTGGGGCTGCCCGAGGTGCGCGAGGTCGCCGTCGACAGCGGCCTGAGCTACTCGACCCAGGTCTTCCGCGTACCCGTGCCGATGGGTGCGGACTTTCCGGCCCTCAACATCCTGCCGGTCCCCGGTGAGCGGTTGCCCAGTCACGCCGGTGCACTGCTGCCCATCGAGGACGATCGCTGGATCGTCACGATCTCCGGTCTGCGCGGTGCCGAACCGCCGAGCACCAACGAGGAGTTCGTCGCGTTCGCCCGTGGCCTGCGGCACCCCGTCATCGGCGACCTGATCGCCGGTGCCGAGCCGCTCGGCCCGGTGCACCGCACGCGCAGCACCTCCAACCGTCGCCGCTACTACGAGGAGATGCCGCAGTGGCCGGCCGGGTTCGTCGTCCTGGGGGACGCCTCCGCCGCGTTCAACCCGGTCTACGGCCATGGAATGTCGGTCGCGGCCATGTCCGCGCTGGCCCTGCGCACCGCGCTCGAGCGCACCGGTTTCCCCAGCTCGGCAGGAAAACCCTCGCTGCAGAAGGAGATCTCCGCCTCAGCGGCCGTCGCGTGGGCCCTGGCCACCGGTCAGGACCAGCGCTACCCGAACGGCGACGGCGAAGTCCACAGCAGCGGCGGCGTGGCCGCACGGCTGTTGCGCGCCTACCTGAACCGGGTGAACAAGACGTCGGCCAGCCGCCTGTCCGTGGCGTCCGCGATGGCCGACGTGTTCACCCTGTCGGCACCGCTTTCCCGGCTGACCGAACCGAAAGTCGTCCTCGCGGCGCTGCTCGGCCCCACCGAACCGCCACTGGACGAGCCGCCGTTCACCCCGGCGGAACGGAAGCTTCTCTCTCAGGTCTTGCTCTGA
- a CDS encoding SAM-dependent methyltransferase, translating to MTLITEDTLWAPEEIGVRYDKIAKVPAVLSLGENLHFGYWDDPAAVGDIADAMTRLSSVVFGKLDVGPGHRVLDVGCGVGGPAVRLAKTTGAEVVGITVSQEQVRKASELAEAEGVAHLARFQLADAMNLPFQEGEFDAAFALESIMHMDRVGVLSRVARVLRPGGQLALTDEVLLAPIPADRAEDEDILVRYMRSNLIRSLATVEGYPALLVEAGFVDGEVLDVSANVITLTFQTLWQRAQENARKILSDMGSQQRDVDEELQVWQRLAEIPEFGYLVVSARRP from the coding sequence ATGACTCTGATCACCGAGGACACGCTGTGGGCGCCCGAGGAGATCGGCGTTCGCTACGACAAGATCGCCAAGGTGCCGGCGGTGCTGTCGTTGGGGGAGAACCTGCACTTCGGCTATTGGGACGACCCAGCGGCCGTCGGCGATATCGCCGACGCGATGACCCGCCTGAGTTCCGTGGTTTTCGGCAAGCTCGACGTGGGGCCGGGTCACCGCGTGCTGGACGTGGGCTGTGGCGTGGGCGGCCCGGCGGTGCGCCTGGCCAAGACCACCGGCGCCGAGGTCGTGGGTATCACGGTCAGCCAGGAGCAGGTCCGCAAGGCTAGCGAGCTGGCCGAGGCCGAGGGCGTGGCGCACCTGGCCCGTTTCCAGCTCGCCGACGCGATGAACCTGCCGTTCCAGGAAGGTGAGTTCGACGCGGCTTTCGCCCTGGAGTCCATCATGCACATGGACCGGGTCGGCGTGCTCAGCCGGGTCGCGCGGGTGCTGCGGCCCGGTGGCCAGCTCGCGTTGACCGACGAGGTGCTGCTGGCGCCGATTCCGGCCGACCGTGCGGAGGACGAGGACATCCTCGTGCGCTACATGCGGAGCAACCTGATCCGGTCACTGGCGACCGTCGAGGGCTACCCAGCGCTGCTGGTCGAGGCCGGCTTCGTTGACGGTGAGGTCCTCGACGTCAGCGCGAACGTGATCACGTTGACCTTCCAGACCCTGTGGCAGCGCGCGCAGGAGAACGCGCGGAAGATCCTCAGCGACATGGGCTCGCAGCAGCGCGACGTGGACGAGGAGCTGCAGGTGTGGCAGCGCCTCGCGGAGATCCCCGAGTTCGGCTATCTGGTCGTGAGCGCCCGGCGCCCGTAG
- a CDS encoding cytochrome P450 family protein, producing the protein MSSKCPVADLYSHDYFHNPYPTLTSFREAGPAHRVLRPDGLETWLITRYGEAQAALSDLRLSMDGRRVQQALGAFAYGFLDRESDPPRTLLSSDPPDHTRLRRLVNRTFTARRIEGMRPVVQRIVDGLLDAIAPLGSADLVSTVAATVPIEVICELLGVPVEDCESFKQWTTALFLPNSDSGDGMTATDGMRNLRKYLSELIAVKRTELGDAQSDGQGLLAALIDVRDHDEDRLSEHELVSMAVQLLIAGHETTVNGISNAVLNLLRSPDQLSLLREDPSLLPQAVEELLRFDGPLETAILRVATEDIPIGNQVIPEGALVKIVLASANRDPEVFDEPDTLDITRTGTRHLQFGHGIHNCLGSYLARMEIEIAVRSLLARFPDLALAVPTEEIRWREIMIMRSLVALPVVFTPQRTNSLSVA; encoded by the coding sequence GTGTCCAGCAAATGTCCGGTGGCTGACCTCTACAGCCACGACTACTTCCACAATCCGTATCCCACCCTCACCTCGTTCCGTGAGGCCGGGCCCGCCCACCGCGTGCTGCGGCCGGACGGCCTGGAGACGTGGCTGATCACCCGCTACGGCGAGGCGCAGGCCGCGCTGAGCGACCTTCGACTGTCCATGGACGGTCGCCGTGTGCAGCAGGCGCTCGGCGCGTTCGCGTACGGCTTCCTCGACCGTGAGTCCGACCCTCCGCGGACCCTGCTGTCCAGTGACCCGCCTGACCACACCCGCCTGCGCCGTTTGGTGAACCGGACTTTCACGGCCCGGCGGATCGAGGGAATGCGGCCCGTCGTGCAGCGCATCGTGGACGGGCTGCTCGACGCGATCGCTCCGCTCGGCAGCGCCGACCTGGTCAGCACCGTCGCGGCGACGGTGCCCATCGAGGTGATCTGCGAACTGCTCGGTGTCCCAGTCGAGGACTGTGAGTCGTTCAAGCAGTGGACGACCGCACTGTTCCTGCCGAACTCGGACTCCGGCGACGGCATGACGGCGACCGACGGCATGCGCAATCTGCGCAAGTACCTGAGCGAACTCATCGCGGTCAAGCGCACCGAACTGGGCGACGCGCAGTCGGACGGGCAAGGTCTGCTGGCAGCGCTGATCGACGTTCGGGACCACGACGAGGACCGGTTGTCCGAGCACGAGTTGGTGAGCATGGCCGTGCAGCTGCTCATCGCCGGACACGAGACCACGGTCAACGGCATCAGCAACGCCGTGCTCAACCTGTTGCGCAGCCCAGACCAGCTCTCCCTGCTGCGGGAGGACCCGTCGCTGCTGCCCCAGGCCGTCGAGGAGTTGCTGCGCTTCGACGGGCCGCTGGAGACCGCGATCCTGCGGGTGGCCACCGAGGACATCCCGATCGGCAATCAGGTGATTCCTGAGGGGGCACTGGTGAAGATCGTGCTCGCTTCGGCCAACCGTGACCCGGAGGTGTTCGACGAGCCCGATACGTTGGACATCACCCGTACCGGCACCCGGCATCTGCAGTTCGGCCACGGCATCCACAACTGCCTGGGTTCCTACCTGGCCCGGATGGAGATCGAGATCGCGGTCCGCTCGCTGCTGGCGCGGTTCCCCGACCTGGCGCTGGCGGTGCCGACGGAGGAGATCCGCTGGCGGGAGATCATGATCATGCGGAGTCTGGTCGCACTTCCCGTCGTGTTCACTCCCCAACGCACGAACTCCTTATCCGTCGCGTGA
- a CDS encoding alkene reductase, with translation MSDTGIDREQPLLRPSRIGDLLLPNRIVMAPMTRSRADNPERAATDLHAVYYAQRAGAGLIVTEGTPISPQGVGYINVPGIHSAAQVRGWSGVTNAVHRAGGRIFAQLWHVGALSHPDLQPDGQLPVAPSAINPNDKCFTNRGHTPTVVPRALSTGEVEATVEDFQAAAANAVRAGFDGVEIHGGNGYLFSQFFARSMNRRTDRYGGTIENRARFLLEVVDAVAEEIPRGRVGVRLNPALHRLGGVLVDEETFPLFEYVARQLDARELAYLHLLEPINPTDEFTLPAPTIAGHFRPLFTGPLISATDHTRTTGNRAVEAGTADLVAFGRAFIANPDLVERFRVGAALAVPDRATFYTGGAQGYTDYPRLVDDREVESVAGDQAVGLKYAEARARMRESWST, from the coding sequence ATGAGTGACACCGGAATCGACCGCGAGCAGCCTCTGCTCCGGCCATCCAGAATTGGTGACCTGCTATTGCCAAATCGCATCGTCATGGCGCCCATGACGCGCAGTCGAGCGGACAATCCAGAACGGGCTGCAACCGATCTGCACGCCGTGTATTACGCCCAGCGCGCTGGTGCGGGTCTCATCGTCACCGAAGGGACACCGATCTCTCCACAAGGGGTGGGCTACATCAACGTTCCCGGCATCCACAGCGCGGCGCAGGTGCGGGGCTGGAGCGGCGTGACCAACGCCGTGCACCGTGCCGGAGGTCGGATCTTCGCCCAGCTCTGGCACGTGGGAGCACTGTCGCATCCCGACTTGCAGCCGGACGGGCAACTGCCGGTGGCTCCGTCGGCCATCAACCCGAACGACAAATGCTTTACGAATCGTGGCCACACACCGACCGTGGTGCCTCGTGCCCTGAGCACAGGCGAGGTCGAGGCGACGGTCGAGGACTTCCAAGCGGCGGCGGCCAACGCCGTGCGTGCGGGTTTTGACGGCGTTGAGATCCACGGCGGCAACGGGTACCTGTTCAGCCAGTTCTTCGCCCGGAGCATGAACCGCCGCACCGACCGTTACGGGGGCACGATCGAGAACCGCGCCCGCTTCTTGCTCGAGGTCGTCGATGCTGTCGCGGAGGAGATACCTCGAGGTCGAGTGGGCGTGCGGCTCAATCCTGCACTGCACCGGTTGGGTGGGGTGCTCGTCGATGAGGAGACCTTCCCCCTGTTCGAGTACGTGGCTCGTCAGCTCGATGCCCGGGAGCTCGCGTATCTGCACCTGCTCGAACCGATCAACCCGACCGACGAGTTCACGCTGCCGGCACCGACGATCGCCGGACATTTCCGCCCCCTGTTCACAGGCCCTCTGATCTCCGCCACCGACCACACCCGAACGACGGGCAACCGCGCCGTTGAAGCGGGGACGGCCGACCTGGTGGCGTTCGGTCGGGCGTTCATCGCCAACCCCGACCTCGTCGAGCGGTTCAGAGTGGGTGCGGCGCTGGCGGTTCCCGATCGCGCAACGTTCTACACCGGAGGCGCTCAGGGGTACACCGACTATCCGCGCCTCGTGGATGATCGCGAGGTCGAGTCCGTGGCGGGTGACCAGGCCGTCGGACTGAAGTACGCGGAGGCGCGAGCCCGGATGCGAGAGTCATGGTCGACGTGA
- a CDS encoding NAD-dependent epimerase/dehydratase family protein, producing the protein MRVLLTGATGYIGSAVLDALVGAGHDVQALVRDVGKAEAIEAPGVTPVVGDLQDVDHLGALASVAEGVVHTASPGDETSARVDHGVVDAVVGALADSGKPFVYTAGLWDYGPGQEITEATSFSPPLLTSWRPEVTARVLDARGVRSVVVAPGLAFGRQERLLHLVTGAPCTDDGDPALVTIGAGSQHWSPVHVDDLADLYVRALEQGEAGSTFIGVDGTQPTVGDLAAVASRARGLEGRVATETPEETHERLGVLAEPLLMDQRASGARARQLLGWSPQQLDLTAHVAATTAVADN; encoded by the coding sequence GTGCGAGTTCTATTGACCGGGGCGACCGGGTACATCGGCAGCGCAGTTCTGGATGCCCTCGTGGGGGCAGGGCACGACGTGCAGGCACTCGTGCGCGACGTCGGCAAGGCCGAGGCCATCGAGGCGCCCGGGGTCACGCCCGTCGTGGGAGACCTGCAAGACGTGGACCATCTCGGTGCGCTCGCGTCGGTCGCCGAGGGCGTTGTGCACACGGCGTCGCCGGGGGACGAGACGAGCGCCCGCGTCGACCATGGTGTCGTCGACGCGGTCGTCGGAGCCCTCGCCGACAGCGGGAAGCCTTTTGTCTACACGGCCGGGCTGTGGGACTACGGCCCCGGCCAGGAGATCACGGAAGCCACGTCGTTCTCGCCGCCACTACTGACGTCGTGGCGGCCGGAGGTGACCGCTCGAGTCCTCGACGCCAGAGGGGTCCGGTCGGTGGTCGTCGCGCCAGGTCTGGCATTCGGGCGCCAGGAGCGACTGCTGCATCTCGTGACGGGTGCCCCCTGCACTGATGACGGCGATCCGGCCCTGGTGACGATCGGGGCCGGCAGCCAGCACTGGAGTCCCGTGCACGTGGACGATCTCGCCGACCTCTACGTCCGTGCCTTGGAACAGGGCGAGGCCGGTTCAACCTTCATCGGGGTGGACGGCACGCAGCCGACGGTCGGAGACCTCGCCGCCGTGGCGAGTCGGGCCCGGGGCCTGGAGGGGCGGGTCGCCACCGAGACGCCGGAGGAGACCCACGAGCGCCTCGGCGTCCTTGCGGAGCCGCTACTCATGGACCAGCGCGCGAGCGGGGCTCGTGCTCGACAGCTGCTCGGATGGTCCCCGCAGCAGCTCGACCTGACCGCTCATGTGGCGGCGACCACGGCTGTCGCCGACAACTGA
- a CDS encoding amidohydrolase family protein: protein MSDQTGTVRPVQGGRILVKGAHLLTQDPAIGDLVGDVLVEDGRISEVSQSIEVSGEVRVVDGSRKALLPGMIDTHRHAWQGAIRSLGPSWSYPQYRDHVQIGLGPYFEPEDVRIGNLAADLMALDAGITTVRDESHIMNSPEHSDAAIDAHWSSGIRCVFGHGWPSTEAESWQFGSDRHHPDDIRRVREQVLNDDTARVTLYAMLRGPELSTPEIACGDIATARELDLRISMHVGLGEWGVKQQAVRRLFGSGELGPDMTFIHCCTTTDEELRMMADHGATASVAAALEVFMPGLGQPATNRLLKAGIRPSLSVDVESAVSGDMFGVMRAALAYQQLLSAGVAGGMDTGKDLPTFDAADLLSFATIEGARACGIDDRTGSISPGKEADLILMSLSDPNLLPANDVASALVTGAHAGNVEMVMVAGRILKSEGRISGAEDIVDAAAASSRRVHRAAGLQIPTSD, encoded by the coding sequence ATGTCAGATCAGACCGGTACGGTGCGCCCGGTGCAGGGCGGGCGGATCCTCGTGAAGGGAGCGCACCTGCTCACCCAGGATCCGGCCATCGGAGATCTCGTCGGGGACGTGCTCGTCGAGGACGGCCGCATCAGCGAGGTATCGCAGTCGATCGAGGTGTCCGGGGAGGTCCGTGTGGTGGACGGATCCCGGAAAGCATTGCTTCCCGGCATGATCGACACGCACCGGCATGCGTGGCAAGGCGCGATCCGCAGCCTCGGGCCTTCGTGGTCCTACCCGCAGTACCGGGATCACGTGCAGATCGGGCTGGGCCCGTACTTCGAGCCCGAAGATGTTCGCATCGGCAACCTGGCTGCGGACCTGATGGCGCTCGATGCGGGCATCACCACCGTGCGCGACGAGTCACACATCATGAACAGCCCGGAGCACAGCGACGCCGCCATCGACGCTCACTGGAGCTCGGGGATCCGGTGCGTGTTCGGTCATGGGTGGCCATCCACCGAGGCCGAGTCCTGGCAGTTCGGGAGCGACCGCCATCACCCCGACGACATCCGCCGGGTGCGTGAACAGGTTCTGAACGACGACACTGCCCGCGTCACGCTGTACGCGATGCTCCGCGGCCCGGAGCTCTCGACGCCGGAGATCGCCTGCGGCGACATCGCGACCGCGCGGGAACTCGACCTGCGGATCAGCATGCACGTGGGCCTCGGGGAATGGGGGGTCAAGCAGCAGGCTGTCCGGAGGCTCTTCGGCTCGGGTGAGCTGGGTCCCGACATGACCTTCATCCACTGCTGCACCACGACCGACGAGGAACTTCGGATGATGGCCGACCACGGTGCGACGGCTTCAGTCGCAGCCGCGCTGGAGGTCTTCATGCCCGGCCTCGGGCAGCCAGCGACGAATCGGCTGCTCAAGGCCGGAATACGCCCCAGTCTCAGCGTTGACGTGGAGTCCGCGGTCAGCGGGGACATGTTCGGCGTGATGCGCGCTGCGCTGGCCTACCAGCAGCTCTTGAGCGCCGGCGTCGCCGGCGGCATGGACACGGGGAAAGACTTGCCGACCTTTGATGCCGCGGACCTGCTCAGCTTCGCGACGATCGAGGGGGCCCGCGCCTGCGGCATCGACGATCGGACCGGGAGCATCAGTCCGGGAAAGGAAGCCGACCTGATCCTAATGTCCCTCTCCGACCCGAACCTCCTGCCTGCCAACGACGTCGCGTCGGCGCTGGTGACGGGCGCGCACGCAGGCAACGTCGAGATGGTCATGGTGGCCGGCCGAATCCTCAAAAGCGAGGGGCGCATTTCTGGCGCAGAGGACATCGTCGACGCCGCAGCTGCCTCCTCGCGGCGTGTGCACCGAGCCGCTGGGCTGCAAATTCCGACCTCGGACTGA
- a CDS encoding MBL fold metallo-hydrolase: MSVIPPSNPLRESQPHVAPSATDVLPPGTKIDELFERNMTEPYVLQRLSPRVWWVSVTNYTTVFLVGEESVLLFDAPLKRYDGVVSAVSAVTDKPISTIVYSHFHTDHLDDIDRYVQAAQDEGRTLRLVASEQTDAKLAAARSILPRPTQTVSWPNGSFDFEGSRVELHGFEWAAHTEDHAAWLLPSERVVHVPDLISPDQPPFWRFAANERFLFTRDNLDAVDKLEWDHLSGGHGNVGDHGDLAAEQEFIAELLAVCENEVSRNPLEAYVDPELGSHTAWFAKFLETTSAQAADKLREKYGHMYGFESSIRANAEAVTLHLVQYH, from the coding sequence ATGTCGGTGATTCCCCCGAGCAATCCGTTGCGTGAGAGCCAGCCGCACGTCGCACCGTCGGCCACAGACGTGCTGCCGCCGGGTACGAAGATCGACGAGCTGTTCGAGCGCAACATGACGGAGCCCTACGTGCTGCAACGGCTGTCGCCAAGAGTCTGGTGGGTGTCCGTCACGAACTACACGACCGTATTCCTCGTCGGGGAGGAATCCGTGCTCCTGTTCGACGCGCCACTGAAGCGCTACGACGGGGTCGTGTCCGCCGTCTCCGCGGTCACGGACAAGCCGATCTCCACGATCGTCTACAGCCACTTCCACACGGACCACCTCGACGACATCGACAGGTATGTGCAAGCAGCCCAGGATGAAGGCAGGACGCTCCGGCTGGTCGCAAGCGAGCAGACTGATGCGAAGCTAGCTGCGGCTCGCAGCATCCTCCCGCGGCCGACCCAGACGGTGAGCTGGCCGAACGGAAGCTTCGACTTCGAGGGCAGCAGGGTGGAGCTCCACGGGTTCGAGTGGGCTGCGCACACCGAGGACCACGCAGCGTGGCTGCTCCCCTCCGAGCGGGTCGTTCACGTGCCGGACCTCATCAGCCCCGACCAGCCACCGTTCTGGCGGTTCGCCGCCAACGAGCGGTTCCTGTTCACTCGCGACAACCTGGATGCGGTCGACAAGCTGGAGTGGGACCACCTCAGTGGGGGCCACGGCAACGTGGGTGACCACGGGGACCTAGCCGCGGAGCAGGAGTTCATCGCCGAGCTGCTGGCCGTGTGCGAAAACGAGGTGTCCAGGAATCCGCTCGAGGCCTACGTTGATCCAGAGCTGGGTTCGCACACGGCCTGGTTCGCGAAGTTCCTCGAGACGACCAGCGCACAGGCTGCCGACAAGCTTCGCGAGAAGTACGGACACATGTACGGCTTCGAGTCGAGCATCCGTGCCAACGCCGAGGCAGTCACGTTGCACCTGGTCCAGTACCACTAG
- a CDS encoding LysR family transcriptional regulator has translation MDERKLEYFVGVARELSFTRAAANAYVTQSTLSASVRSLEKELGVELLTRSSRSVTLTDAGARFLPQALELLDSMDKARREARASDEALTGELHVGVLSGLAMVDLPRLLGEFHRCHPRIRLKLETSSRGTAGLLQSLRESRLDLAFFGTTEHESRLRTVPLRRYDAHVVVPEGHPLADREEIRLSDLREQQFVDMPLGFGQRTMTEKVFARADMSPNVAVETVEIAAIPKFVEQGLGVALLAPEFIGAELRVRAVPLAEKSARWTLCVGSSSTRPLTAAVARFLELIPAHLAPERGF, from the coding sequence GTGGACGAGCGGAAGCTGGAGTACTTCGTCGGTGTCGCCCGCGAACTGAGCTTCACGCGGGCCGCGGCTAACGCCTACGTCACCCAGTCGACGTTGTCCGCGTCCGTGCGTTCGCTCGAGAAGGAGCTGGGCGTCGAGCTGCTGACCCGGTCGAGCCGATCCGTGACTCTCACGGACGCTGGCGCGCGGTTCTTGCCGCAGGCCCTTGAGCTCCTGGACTCCATGGACAAGGCCAGGCGGGAGGCTCGCGCCAGCGACGAGGCACTGACGGGTGAGCTGCACGTGGGAGTCCTCTCGGGACTCGCCATGGTAGACCTGCCCAGGCTCCTGGGTGAGTTCCATCGGTGTCATCCCCGGATCCGCCTCAAGCTCGAGACGTCATCTCGAGGAACGGCGGGCCTGCTGCAGTCGCTTCGCGAGAGCCGTCTCGATCTCGCGTTCTTTGGTACCACCGAGCACGAGTCGCGTCTGCGGACTGTCCCGCTGCGACGCTACGACGCACACGTCGTCGTTCCCGAAGGCCATCCCCTCGCGGATCGCGAGGAAATCCGGCTGTCGGATCTCCGCGAGCAACAGTTCGTGGATATGCCCTTAGGTTTCGGCCAACGCACCATGACCGAGAAGGTGTTTGCTCGCGCGGACATGTCACCGAACGTCGCCGTCGAGACCGTTGAGATCGCGGCGATACCCAAGTTCGTCGAGCAAGGACTCGGGGTGGCCTTGCTAGCTCCGGAGTTCATCGGGGCTGAGTTGCGCGTCCGCGCGGTCCCGCTCGCGGAGAAGTCCGCGAGGTGGACGCTGTGTGTCGGCTCGTCGAGCACGCGCCCCCTGACCGCGGCCGTCGCTCGCTTCCTGGAGCTCATCCCCGCGCACCTGGCTCCCGAGCGCGGTTTCTAG